Proteins from a single region of Nakamurella deserti:
- the rimI gene encoding ribosomal protein S18-alanine N-acetyltransferase — protein sequence MTAPLYPDLAMEPLRWWDLGAVAALEEDLFAGDSPWTEAMFWSELAQGHTYLAVFDGSELVGYAGLAVHPDGADVQTIGVQRRHQGAGIGRRLMTALISEARGRPIHLEVRTDNEPAIALYHSFGFEIQGVRKRYYQPSGADAYTMGRP from the coding sequence ATGACGGCGCCGCTGTACCCCGACCTCGCGATGGAGCCGTTGCGGTGGTGGGACCTCGGCGCGGTCGCCGCGCTCGAGGAGGACCTCTTCGCCGGTGACTCGCCGTGGACGGAGGCGATGTTCTGGTCCGAGCTCGCGCAGGGCCACACCTACCTGGCCGTCTTCGACGGTTCCGAGCTGGTCGGCTACGCCGGGCTGGCCGTGCACCCCGACGGTGCCGACGTGCAGACCATCGGGGTGCAGCGCCGCCACCAGGGCGCCGGGATCGGCCGCCGCCTGATGACCGCGCTGATCAGCGAGGCCCGCGGCCGGCCGATCCACCTCGAGGTGCGCACCGACAACGAGCCGGCGATCGCGCTGTACCACTCGTTCGGCTTCGAGATCCAGGGCGTCCGCAAGCGGTACTACCAGCCCAGCGGCGCCGACGCGTACACGATGGGAAGGCCCTGA
- the glmS gene encoding glutamine--fructose-6-phosphate transaminase (isomerizing) produces MCGIIGYVGPQQALPLVMDGLRRMEYRGYDSAGVAVQDDLGAVGVARKAGVLANLEKLILDDDLKLPGSTGIGHTRWATHGGPTDRNAHPHRDVTGRVAVIHNGIIENFAPLRAELESAGVELTSDTDTEVVAHLLAAQYDARPGDLAAAMGAVCRRLHGAFTLVAVHADAPGQLVAARRNSPLVVGVGDGEMFVASDVAAFIAHTREAVELGQDQLVSITAQGYDVSSFSGGSADFRTFHVDWDTDAAEKGGFEFFMDKEIAEQPQAVADTLLGHFDGSRIVLDEQRLGDEELRTVDKVVVVGCGTAYNSGMLAKYAIEHWTRLPVEVELASEFRYRDPVLTRDTLVVAVSQSGETADTLEAVRHAREQKARVLAVCNTNGSQIPRESDAVVYMHAGPEIGVASTKAFLGMVVANYLVGLALAQARGLMYADEIGREFAALEKMPAAISETLTRMDRVRALGKEISDSRAVLFLGRHVGYPVALEGALKLKELAYMHAEGFAAGELKHGPIALIEEGLPVVVVTPSPKLRPLLHSKLLSNIREIQARGARTIVICEDGDDIVAPFADTLIELPPVPVLLQPLVATVPLQVLAAEIARTRGYDIDKPRNLAKSVTVE; encoded by the coding sequence ATGTGCGGAATCATCGGATACGTCGGTCCCCAGCAGGCTCTGCCGCTCGTGATGGACGGACTCCGCCGCATGGAGTACCGCGGCTACGACTCCGCCGGGGTGGCCGTGCAGGACGATCTCGGGGCGGTGGGCGTGGCCCGCAAGGCCGGGGTGCTGGCCAACCTCGAGAAGTTGATCCTCGACGACGACCTGAAGCTGCCCGGCAGCACCGGCATCGGACACACCCGCTGGGCCACCCACGGCGGCCCCACCGACCGCAACGCCCACCCGCACCGTGACGTGACCGGGCGGGTCGCGGTCATCCACAACGGCATCATCGAGAACTTCGCGCCGCTGCGGGCCGAACTGGAGAGCGCCGGGGTCGAACTGACCAGCGACACCGACACCGAGGTCGTCGCACACCTGCTGGCCGCCCAGTACGACGCCCGGCCGGGTGACCTGGCCGCCGCGATGGGCGCGGTCTGCCGCCGGCTGCACGGCGCGTTCACGCTGGTCGCGGTGCACGCCGACGCCCCCGGCCAGCTGGTCGCCGCCCGCCGCAACTCGCCGCTGGTGGTCGGCGTCGGCGACGGTGAGATGTTCGTCGCCAGCGACGTCGCCGCGTTCATCGCCCACACCCGCGAGGCCGTCGAGCTGGGCCAGGACCAGCTGGTGTCGATCACCGCGCAGGGGTACGACGTCAGCTCGTTCAGTGGCGGCTCCGCGGACTTCCGCACCTTCCACGTCGACTGGGACACCGACGCCGCCGAGAAGGGCGGCTTCGAGTTCTTCATGGACAAGGAGATCGCCGAGCAGCCGCAGGCGGTCGCCGACACCCTCCTGGGCCACTTCGACGGCAGCCGCATCGTCCTGGACGAGCAGCGCCTCGGCGACGAGGAGCTGCGCACCGTCGACAAGGTCGTCGTCGTCGGCTGCGGCACCGCCTACAACTCCGGGATGCTCGCCAAGTACGCGATCGAGCACTGGACGCGGTTGCCCGTCGAGGTCGAACTGGCCAGCGAGTTCCGCTACCGCGACCCGGTGCTGACCCGCGACACCCTCGTCGTCGCCGTCTCCCAGTCCGGCGAGACCGCCGACACCCTGGAGGCCGTCCGGCACGCCCGCGAGCAGAAGGCCCGGGTGCTGGCCGTCTGCAACACCAACGGCTCGCAGATCCCGCGGGAGTCCGACGCCGTCGTCTACATGCACGCCGGTCCCGAGATCGGGGTGGCCTCCACCAAGGCCTTCCTCGGCATGGTGGTGGCGAACTACCTGGTCGGGTTGGCGCTGGCGCAGGCCCGCGGGTTGATGTACGCCGACGAGATCGGCCGCGAGTTCGCCGCTCTGGAGAAGATGCCGGCGGCGATCAGCGAGACGCTGACCCGGATGGACAGGGTCCGCGCACTGGGCAAGGAGATCTCCGACTCCCGCGCGGTGCTGTTCCTCGGCCGGCACGTCGGGTACCCGGTGGCGTTGGAGGGTGCGCTCAAGCTCAAGGAACTCGCCTACATGCACGCCGAGGGCTTCGCCGCCGGCGAGCTCAAGCACGGCCCGATCGCGCTGATCGAGGAGGGGCTGCCGGTCGTGGTGGTCACCCCGTCGCCGAAGCTGCGGCCGCTGCTGCACTCGAAGCTGCTGAGCAACATCCGCGAGATCCAGGCCCGCGGCGCCCGCACCATCGTCATCTGCGAGGACGGCGACGACATCGTCGCGCCGTTCGCCGACACGCTCATCGAGCTGCCGCCGGTGCCGGTGCTGCTGCAGCCCCTGGTCGCCACGGTGCCGCTGCAGGTGCTGGCCGCCGAGATCGCCCGCACCCGCGGCTACGACATCGACAAGCCGCGCAACCTGGCCAAGTCCGTCACCGTCGAGTAG
- the tsaB gene encoding tRNA (adenosine(37)-N6)-threonylcarbamoyltransferase complex dimerization subunit type 1 TsaB, which yields MLVLALDSSTPVLTAGVARSGEGTAGVTVLAERTLTDAFAHAEELMPLVRAALADAGRTLSELDAVVTGLGPGPFTGLRVGIATGAALADGLGIPVFGTGSHDGLAAGLPGTVLVVTDARRREVYVSVHADGVVVAGPAPVAPAAVPGWLADAGAVPTVMTGPGVALLDGLLPVAAPALPLTAGLVGAVDLTAAPVPPVPLYLRRPDATEPSAVRKSVLGR from the coding sequence GTGCTCGTGCTCGCGCTGGACTCCTCGACCCCCGTCCTCACCGCCGGGGTGGCCCGCTCCGGTGAGGGCACGGCCGGCGTGACCGTGCTCGCCGAGCGCACGCTCACCGACGCCTTCGCGCACGCCGAGGAACTGATGCCGCTGGTCCGGGCCGCGCTGGCCGACGCGGGCCGCACCCTGTCCGAGCTCGACGCGGTCGTCACCGGGCTCGGGCCCGGCCCGTTCACCGGTCTGCGTGTCGGCATCGCCACCGGCGCGGCCCTGGCCGACGGGCTCGGGATCCCCGTCTTCGGCACCGGCTCGCACGACGGGCTGGCCGCCGGCCTGCCCGGCACCGTCCTCGTCGTCACCGACGCCCGCCGCCGCGAGGTCTACGTCTCCGTCCACGCCGACGGCGTCGTCGTCGCCGGGCCGGCGCCCGTCGCGCCGGCCGCCGTCCCCGGATGGCTGGCCGACGCCGGCGCCGTTCCGACGGTGATGACCGGACCCGGCGTCGCACTGCTGGACGGGCTGCTGCCGGTGGCCGCGCCCGCGCTGCCGCTGACCGCCGGCCTCGTCGGGGCCGTCGACCTCACCGCGGCCCCGGTGCCACCGGTGCCGCTCTACCTGCGTCGACCCGACGCCACCGAGCCGTCCGCGGTGCGCAAGTCGGTGCTCGGCCGATGA
- the tsaE gene encoding tRNA (adenosine(37)-N6)-threonylcarbamoyltransferase complex ATPase subunit type 1 TsaE, with the protein MTRTVTLPTPAATDDFGRRLGAVLEAGDVVLLAGDLGAGKTALTKGIAAGMRIDDLITSPTFVIARSHRATPPHPGLVHVDAYRLDGRVELDDLDLDTDLARAAVVVEWGVGVAEQLADDHLLIELQRHPDDTRTAVLHPRGGRWAERLTFLLGPHPV; encoded by the coding sequence ATGACCCGCACCGTCACCCTGCCCACCCCCGCGGCGACCGACGACTTCGGGCGGCGGCTCGGCGCCGTGCTGGAGGCGGGTGACGTCGTGCTGCTCGCCGGTGACCTCGGTGCGGGCAAGACGGCCCTGACCAAGGGCATCGCCGCCGGGATGCGCATCGATGACCTCATCACCTCGCCGACCTTCGTGATCGCGCGCTCGCACCGGGCGACCCCGCCGCACCCGGGGCTCGTGCACGTCGACGCCTACCGGCTCGACGGCCGCGTCGAGCTCGACGACCTGGACCTGGACACCGACCTGGCCCGCGCGGCCGTCGTGGTGGAGTGGGGCGTGGGCGTCGCCGAGCAGCTCGCCGACGACCACCTCCTCATCGAGCTGCAGCGGCACCCGGACGACACCCGCACCGCGGTGCTGCACCCGCGCGGTGGGCGCTGGGCCGAGCGGCTCACGTTCCTGCTGGGTCCGCACCCGGTCTGA
- the groES gene encoding co-chaperone GroES, which translates to MATETPQKGDHIVASVKIQPLEDKILVQANQAETTTASGIVIPDTAKEKPQEGTVKAVGPGRIDDKGNRVPVDVAEGDIVIYSKYGGTEVKYSGEEYLILSARDVLAKVTK; encoded by the coding sequence ATGGCAACCGAAACACCCCAGAAGGGGGACCACATCGTGGCGAGCGTGAAGATCCAGCCGCTCGAGGACAAGATCCTCGTCCAGGCCAACCAGGCCGAGACGACGACCGCCTCCGGCATCGTCATCCCGGACACGGCCAAGGAGAAGCCTCAGGAAGGCACCGTCAAGGCCGTCGGGCCGGGCCGTATCGACGACAAGGGCAACCGCGTCCCCGTCGACGTCGCCGAGGGTGACATCGTCATCTACTCGAAGTACGGCGGCACCGAGGTCAAGTACAGCGGCGAGGAGTACCTGATCCTGTCCGCGCGTGACGTGCTGGCCAAGGTCACCAAGTAG
- a CDS encoding LacI family DNA-binding transcriptional regulator, with amino-acid sequence MGTQATLADVATLAGVSLATASRALSPTKGSAVGPELRARVRAAAAELSYAPNAHAQAMRSPTASSAGLIVHDIADPVAAAIASGVLAAAADQNLIVTIGASGGDAEAEVRLVETLRRQRARGIILAGSRFADSSAQRWLADEVSAIRAGGGRVVTIGQHTPGTHAVVVDDRAGADGLARALWARGYRRFAVLAGPEFLITSEDRVGGFRDAVTALGGELPEEQVLASQMSRDGGYTSLRDLLDHGVEVDCVFAVDDSMAMGAVAALRDSGLRVPDDVAVAGFGDIAALRDVVPGLTTVRLPLAQMGRTALQLAFDSRDEAQLRHVTGTVVLRDSTPAR; translated from the coding sequence ATGGGCACACAGGCGACCCTGGCCGACGTGGCCACGCTGGCCGGGGTGTCGTTGGCGACCGCGAGCCGGGCGCTGAGCCCGACCAAGGGCAGTGCCGTCGGGCCGGAGCTGCGGGCCCGGGTGCGGGCCGCGGCGGCCGAACTCAGCTACGCGCCGAACGCCCACGCGCAGGCCATGCGCAGCCCGACGGCGAGCAGCGCCGGGCTCATCGTGCACGACATCGCCGATCCGGTGGCGGCGGCGATCGCGTCCGGGGTGCTGGCCGCGGCGGCCGACCAGAACCTCATCGTCACCATCGGCGCCAGCGGCGGGGACGCGGAGGCGGAGGTGCGGCTGGTGGAGACGCTCCGCCGGCAGCGCGCCCGCGGCATCATCCTGGCCGGCTCGCGGTTCGCCGACTCCTCGGCGCAGCGTTGGCTCGCCGACGAGGTCTCGGCGATCCGGGCGGGCGGCGGGCGGGTCGTCACCATCGGTCAGCACACCCCCGGCACCCACGCCGTCGTCGTCGACGACCGTGCCGGGGCCGACGGTCTCGCCCGGGCTCTGTGGGCGCGGGGCTACCGCCGCTTCGCCGTCCTGGCGGGGCCGGAGTTCCTGATCACGTCCGAGGACCGGGTGGGCGGGTTCCGCGACGCGGTCACCGCCCTGGGCGGCGAGCTGCCCGAGGAGCAGGTGCTGGCCAGCCAGATGAGCCGCGACGGCGGGTACACCTCGCTGCGGGACCTCCTCGACCACGGCGTCGAGGTGGACTGCGTGTTCGCCGTGGACGACTCGATGGCGATGGGTGCGGTGGCGGCGCTGCGCGATTCCGGGCTGCGGGTGCCCGACGACGTGGCGGTGGCCGGCTTCGGCGACATCGCCGCCCTGCGCGACGTGGTTCCGGGGCTGACCACCGTCCGGCTGCCGCTGGCCCAGATGGGCCGTACCGCACTGCAACTGGCCTTCGACAGCCGGGACGAGGCGCAGCTGCGGCACGTCACCGGGACGGTCGTGCTGCGGGACAGCACACCCGCGCGCTGA
- a CDS encoding holo-ACP synthase codes for MVGVGIDVVAIDRFVASLARTPALRHRLFTAAEATTPAGAPRSAASLAARFAVKEAVAKAIGVPRGMDWHDCSVITLPSGRPELAVVGTVATAAAAAGVTGWQLSISHDAGIAAAVVIALGA; via the coding sequence GTGGTCGGAGTCGGTATCGACGTGGTCGCCATCGACCGGTTCGTCGCGTCGCTCGCGCGCACCCCGGCGCTGCGGCACCGGCTGTTCACCGCCGCCGAGGCGACCACCCCGGCCGGCGCCCCCCGGTCGGCGGCCTCGCTGGCCGCGCGGTTCGCGGTCAAGGAGGCGGTGGCCAAGGCGATCGGGGTACCCCGCGGCATGGACTGGCACGATTGTTCGGTGATCACGTTGCCGTCGGGACGCCCCGAACTCGCGGTGGTGGGCACCGTCGCGACCGCCGCCGCCGCCGCCGGGGTGACCGGCTGGCAGCTGTCCATCTCCCACGACGCCGGTATCGCCGCGGCCGTGGTGATCGCCCTGGGCGCGTGA
- a CDS encoding alpha/beta fold hydrolase: MSVLTRVLGAAGVVGGVVGAVALGGVTAQKVAVRRAHKPVDNGGETYDSIDADRNYSVVAADGAALQVEEVGPLDAPLTVVLVHGWALRMGSWYYQRRGLTGPDFGAATPPAAVEVGAETVAATASTASAPAVPVRLVFYDQRSHGRSSRGPEPHPSVEMLGQDLAAVLATAVPHGPVVLVGHSMGGMSVLALAGADPTYMAARVAGVGLLSTSATQTPTAEIGRIFLRGSNPVVKVVSNVAARYSTVLERSRPVARDAVWLVTRLIGFARKDVPVSLVDYLDEMLSDTPIEVIADFVPGVLAHDQTAALPALAGIPALVLCGDSDRITPPAQSRFLADALPDAEFVLVERAGHLAMMEAPEETNDALRRLLHRAQAYVRRMEAQQDPLTPSRSTA, translated from the coding sequence GTGAGCGTCCTGACCAGAGTGCTCGGTGCCGCGGGGGTGGTCGGCGGCGTCGTCGGTGCCGTCGCCCTCGGCGGGGTCACGGCGCAGAAGGTGGCGGTCAGACGTGCCCACAAACCGGTGGACAACGGCGGCGAGACCTACGACAGCATCGACGCCGACCGCAACTACTCGGTCGTCGCCGCCGACGGGGCCGCCCTGCAGGTGGAGGAGGTCGGTCCGCTGGACGCGCCGCTGACCGTCGTTCTGGTGCACGGCTGGGCGCTGCGGATGGGCTCCTGGTACTACCAGCGCCGCGGTCTCACCGGCCCGGACTTCGGCGCCGCGACCCCGCCGGCCGCCGTCGAGGTGGGCGCGGAGACGGTGGCCGCCACCGCGTCGACCGCGTCGGCGCCGGCCGTCCCCGTCCGGCTGGTCTTCTACGACCAGCGCTCGCACGGCCGCTCCAGCCGCGGCCCGGAACCGCACCCCTCGGTGGAGATGCTCGGCCAGGACCTCGCCGCGGTGCTGGCCACCGCGGTGCCGCACGGCCCGGTCGTGCTCGTCGGGCACTCGATGGGAGGGATGTCGGTGCTCGCGCTCGCCGGTGCCGACCCCACCTACATGGCCGCCCGGGTCGCCGGCGTCGGTCTGCTCAGCACCTCGGCGACCCAGACGCCGACCGCCGAGATCGGCCGCATCTTCCTGCGCGGGTCCAACCCGGTGGTCAAGGTGGTCAGCAACGTCGCGGCCCGCTACTCCACCGTCCTGGAGCGCAGCCGCCCGGTCGCCCGGGACGCGGTCTGGCTGGTCACCCGGCTGATCGGCTTCGCCCGCAAGGACGTCCCGGTGTCACTGGTCGACTACCTCGATGAGATGCTCAGCGACACCCCGATCGAGGTCATCGCCGATTTCGTGCCCGGTGTGCTCGCCCACGACCAGACCGCGGCGCTGCCCGCGCTCGCGGGCATCCCGGCGCTGGTGCTCTGCGGGGACAGCGACCGCATCACCCCGCCGGCCCAGTCCCGCTTCCTCGCCGACGCCCTGCCCGACGCCGAGTTCGTCCTCGTCGAGCGGGCCGGGCACCTCGCCATGATGGAGGCGCCGGAGGAGACCAACGACGCGCTACGCCGGCTGCTGCACCGCGCCCAGGCCTACGTGCGGCGGATGGAAGCCCAGCAGGACCCCCTCACCCCGTCCCGGAGCACCGCATGA
- a CDS encoding NAD(P)H-hydrate dehydratase — translation MHSYTVAQVLAAEDAALAAQGQLPLMRRAATAVALAAVRALGTPLRGRRVVLLVGGGNNGGDALFAGANLARRGLRVDAVCTDVDRAHAAALDAFRRAGGRVATTDDAPALLGHADLIVDGLVGIGARPPLRPPAARLVELANAANAARLAVDLPSGLDPDDGTTDGPVLAADHTVTFGGAKTGLLVGDHAGVVEVQPLDFPLAGAPFDALILDDADAAALLPRSGVANSKYSNGVVGIAAGSTQYPGAAVMCAGGAVRLRPGMVRFAGGSHHAVVTRWPEVVATATVAEAGRVQAWVVGPGLGGDDTGRAVLAEVLAADVPVLVDADGLRLLAERPELLARRTHPTVLTPHAGEFSALFPDLDPARRLHAARTAAARSGAFVLLKGHHTVVAAPDGRTAITLSGSGWLASAGSGDVLSGVTGSLLAAGLDPFTAAALGAFVHGRAGEKAEAAGHAGAQALWEHLR, via the coding sequence ATGCACAGCTACACGGTCGCGCAGGTGCTCGCCGCCGAGGACGCCGCGCTCGCCGCACAGGGGCAGCTCCCGCTGATGAGGCGGGCGGCCACCGCCGTCGCGCTGGCCGCGGTCCGCGCACTCGGCACACCGCTGCGCGGCCGCCGGGTGGTGCTGCTGGTGGGAGGGGGCAACAACGGCGGCGATGCGCTGTTCGCCGGCGCGAACCTCGCCCGCCGCGGCCTCCGGGTGGACGCCGTCTGCACCGACGTCGACCGGGCCCACGCCGCCGCGCTGGACGCCTTCCGGCGGGCCGGTGGACGGGTCGCCACCACCGACGACGCGCCCGCCCTGCTCGGGCACGCCGACCTGATCGTCGACGGGCTGGTCGGCATCGGCGCCCGGCCGCCGCTGCGGCCTCCCGCGGCCCGCCTGGTGGAACTGGCGAACGCCGCGAACGCCGCCAGGCTCGCGGTGGACCTCCCCAGCGGCCTCGACCCCGACGACGGCACCACCGACGGGCCGGTCCTCGCCGCCGACCACACCGTCACCTTCGGCGGCGCCAAGACCGGTCTGCTGGTCGGCGACCACGCCGGGGTCGTCGAGGTGCAGCCGCTGGACTTCCCGCTGGCCGGGGCGCCGTTCGACGCCCTGATCCTCGACGACGCCGACGCCGCGGCACTGCTGCCGCGCTCCGGGGTGGCGAACTCCAAGTACAGCAACGGGGTCGTGGGGATCGCCGCCGGCTCGACGCAGTACCCGGGCGCGGCGGTGATGTGCGCCGGGGGAGCGGTGCGGCTGCGACCCGGCATGGTGCGCTTCGCCGGCGGCAGCCATCACGCCGTGGTCACCCGGTGGCCCGAGGTCGTCGCCACCGCCACCGTCGCCGAGGCGGGCCGCGTGCAGGCGTGGGTGGTCGGTCCGGGGCTGGGCGGCGACGACACCGGCCGGGCCGTCCTGGCCGAGGTGCTCGCCGCCGACGTGCCGGTGCTGGTCGACGCGGACGGGCTGCGGCTGCTCGCCGAGCGTCCCGAGCTGCTGGCGCGCCGCACACACCCGACCGTGCTGACCCCGCACGCCGGCGAGTTCAGCGCCCTCTTCCCCGACCTCGACCCCGCCCGCCGGCTGCACGCGGCCCGCACCGCCGCGGCCCGATCGGGGGCGTTCGTCCTGCTCAAGGGACATCACACCGTCGTCGCCGCCCCCGACGGCCGGACCGCGATCACGCTGTCCGGTTCCGGATGGCTCGCGTCCGCGGGCTCCGGCGACGTCCTCAGCGGGGTCACCGGATCATTGCTGGCCGCCGGCCTCGACCCGTTCACCGCGGCCGCGCTCGGCGCCTTCGTGCACGGCCGCGCCGGGGAGAAGGCCGAGGCCGCCGGCCACGCCGGGGCGCAGGCCCTGTGGGAGCACCTGCGATGA
- the alr gene encoding alanine racemase has product MTRAVAEVDLGAVTANVATLKALAGTATMAVVKADGYGHGAVPVARAALAGGADLLGVAYPVEALTLRRAGVDAPVLAWLWTPDEDVAPALAAGTMLGVSSLAQLDRVRAARVPGTTVHLKVDTGLGRGGAGPADWAALCRAAAAAQHAGELTVQGVMSHLGSSEVIGDRSIGEQRATFEAALATAADAGLTPRYRHLANTAAAIGTPDTRYDLVRVGIGIYGLDPLDGVGLRDTHGLRPAMTLRATVALTKRVPAGSGVSYGFSYRTATESTLALVPIGYADGVPRAASSRAEVAVGGRRYRIAGRVAMDQVVIDVGDDEVRAGDQVTLFGDGRRGEPTAAEWATACDTIDYEIVTRIGARVPRVHLGGVR; this is encoded by the coding sequence ATGACCCGGGCCGTCGCCGAGGTCGACCTGGGCGCCGTCACCGCCAACGTCGCCACCCTCAAGGCGCTCGCCGGGACCGCCACGATGGCCGTGGTGAAGGCCGACGGCTACGGGCACGGCGCCGTCCCGGTGGCCCGGGCCGCGCTGGCCGGTGGCGCCGACCTGCTCGGTGTGGCCTACCCGGTCGAGGCGCTCACGCTGCGGCGGGCCGGAGTCGACGCACCGGTACTGGCCTGGCTGTGGACCCCCGACGAGGACGTGGCCCCGGCGCTCGCCGCCGGCACGATGCTCGGCGTCTCCTCCCTGGCCCAGCTCGACCGCGTCCGCGCCGCCCGTGTCCCCGGCACCACGGTGCACCTCAAGGTCGACACCGGCCTGGGCCGCGGCGGCGCGGGGCCGGCCGACTGGGCGGCGCTGTGCCGGGCCGCGGCGGCCGCCCAGCACGCCGGCGAGCTCACCGTCCAGGGGGTGATGAGCCACCTGGGCAGCTCCGAGGTGATCGGCGACCGGAGCATCGGCGAGCAGCGCGCGACGTTCGAGGCGGCCCTGGCCACGGCCGCCGACGCCGGGTTGACCCCGCGGTACCGGCACCTGGCCAACACCGCCGCCGCGATCGGCACCCCGGACACCCGGTACGACCTGGTCCGGGTGGGCATCGGCATCTACGGGCTGGACCCCCTCGACGGCGTCGGCCTGCGGGACACCCACGGCCTCCGGCCCGCGATGACCCTGCGGGCCACGGTGGCGTTGACCAAACGCGTCCCCGCCGGGTCCGGCGTCTCCTACGGTTTCTCCTACCGCACGGCCACCGAGTCGACGCTGGCCCTGGTGCCGATCGGGTACGCCGACGGTGTGCCGCGGGCGGCGAGTTCCCGGGCCGAGGTTGCCGTCGGCGGCCGGCGGTACCGGATCGCCGGCCGGGTGGCCATGGACCAGGTGGTGATCGACGTGGGGGACGACGAGGTGCGGGCGGGTGACCAGGTGACGCTCTTCGGCGACGGCCGTCGCGGTGAGCCGACCGCGGCGGAGTGGGCCACGGCGTGCGACACCATCGACTACGAGATCGTCACCCGGATCGGCGCCCGGGTGCCGCGCGTCCACCTCGGGGGCGTGCGGTGA
- the tsaD gene encoding tRNA (adenosine(37)-N6)-threonylcarbamoyltransferase complex transferase subunit TsaD → MTDGTVTLGPGAVVLGLESSCDETGVGLVRLTDGGGVELLGQSVASSQDQHSRFGGVVPEIASRAHLESMTATMHGAFTAAGLRPADVDAVAVTSGPGLAGALLVGVAAAKAYAAAWDVPLIGVNHLPGHVAADTLEHGPLPADTLALLVSGGHTQLLRIGSLAGDVVEIGTTIDDAAGEAYDKVARLLDLGYPGGPVIDRLAADGDPTAIRFPRGLTGASDDPYNFSFSGLKTAVARWVETARRDGREVPVADVCASFQEAVVDVLTAKTVRAATELGSRTVVIAGGVAANGRLRALAGERCAAAGVTLRVPRPGLCTDNGAMIAALGAHVYAAGVAPSAPTLGGDPGMPVARVVAA, encoded by the coding sequence ATGACCGACGGCACCGTCACCCTCGGACCCGGCGCGGTGGTGCTCGGGCTGGAGTCCTCGTGCGACGAGACCGGCGTCGGGCTGGTCCGGCTCACCGACGGTGGCGGGGTCGAACTCCTCGGCCAGTCGGTGGCCTCCTCGCAGGACCAGCACTCCCGCTTCGGCGGCGTGGTCCCCGAGATCGCCTCCCGGGCCCATCTGGAGTCGATGACCGCCACGATGCACGGCGCCTTCACCGCGGCGGGGCTGCGCCCCGCCGACGTCGACGCGGTCGCGGTGACCAGTGGCCCCGGTCTGGCCGGCGCGCTCCTCGTCGGCGTCGCGGCGGCCAAGGCCTACGCCGCCGCCTGGGACGTGCCGCTGATCGGCGTCAACCATCTGCCCGGCCACGTCGCCGCCGACACCCTCGAACACGGCCCGCTGCCCGCCGACACGCTGGCGCTGCTGGTGTCCGGCGGCCACACGCAGCTGTTGCGGATCGGCTCGCTGGCCGGTGACGTCGTCGAGATCGGTACCACCATCGACGACGCCGCCGGCGAGGCCTACGACAAGGTCGCCCGGCTGCTGGACCTCGGGTACCCGGGCGGTCCGGTCATCGACCGGCTGGCCGCCGACGGTGATCCGACGGCTATCCGGTTCCCGCGCGGTCTCACAGGTGCGTCGGACGATCCCTACAACTTCTCCTTCTCGGGCTTGAAGACCGCGGTGGCCCGCTGGGTCGAGACCGCCCGCCGGGACGGCCGCGAGGTCCCCGTCGCCGACGTGTGCGCCTCGTTCCAGGAGGCGGTGGTCGACGTGCTCACCGCCAAGACCGTCCGCGCCGCCACGGAGCTGGGCTCCCGCACCGTGGTCATCGCCGGGGGAGTCGCGGCCAACGGTCGGCTGCGGGCCCTGGCCGGCGAACGCTGTGCCGCCGCCGGAGTGACGCTGCGGGTGCCGCGGCCGGGCCTGTGCACCGACAACGGCGCGATGATCGCCGCCCTCGGCGCGCACGTCTACGCCGCCGGTGTGGCGCCGTCGGCGCCCACGCTGGGCGGCGATCCGGGGATGCCGGTGGCCCGGGTCGTGGCGGCCTGA